A stretch of bacterium DNA encodes these proteins:
- a CDS encoding caspase family protein, translating to MSSDGDLTGCHALLLGVGEYSDASIADLRTPARDVAALKSVLESEACGFTVDDVVDPDLREMRIAVTNALKRPEARLLVIFISGHGMISDGDQLFLASSDTSSDHVADTSFAASDLKAKIDNTSISQIVLMLDCCFAGAFAREFKGAADAESGWRSALGSGRGKYVIWSSKAYQRSIAETDVGLSPFAKWLVRGLESGEADQNRDGYVDVDELRDYLERNVREDTGEQVPGGAGYAKSGPIFIAKASLPKGAGSPAPRPELARLRALRNLFSVNEVIPFIGPGLFGTGKLGSFELARSILELAGISDEPGDSLATNCEQVFQVSESRAVFLGYLESALGAVSAESAATAMHRAIAREMTAGLVVSASSDWVLEQEFERAERPYTIVAHVINAIDASNEGQLIRVDRSPGSEGWKTSASFTLADDLLLNLEDETVIYKVLGAPKIARLLPRRSKETIAANVPASDVDTVVATETDYISLLSKMENQHSKVPSQFLRRISENTVVFVGYALDIWQYRLILNAFRDSFKRLYAVREPTSSLEELWWERLPATLVRLDPEKFAREVLEESDGAA from the coding sequence GTGAGCAGCGATGGTGACCTCACCGGCTGCCACGCGCTTCTTCTCGGCGTCGGCGAGTACTCGGATGCTTCTATCGCCGATCTGAGAACGCCGGCTCGGGACGTTGCCGCGCTCAAGTCTGTTCTCGAGAGTGAAGCTTGCGGCTTCACTGTCGACGACGTTGTCGATCCGGATCTCAGAGAGATGCGGATCGCCGTCACCAATGCACTGAAGCGTCCGGAGGCCCGGCTCCTCGTCATCTTCATCTCGGGTCACGGGATGATCAGCGACGGGGATCAGCTCTTTCTTGCGTCGAGTGATACGTCCTCGGACCATGTCGCTGACACTTCGTTCGCGGCATCCGACCTCAAGGCGAAAATTGACAACACCTCGATCAGCCAGATCGTCTTGATGCTCGACTGCTGCTTCGCTGGCGCCTTCGCCCGAGAGTTCAAAGGCGCCGCAGATGCGGAATCGGGTTGGCGTTCAGCGCTGGGTTCGGGTCGCGGGAAGTATGTGATCTGGTCATCAAAGGCGTACCAGAGATCGATCGCGGAGACCGATGTCGGGCTCAGTCCGTTCGCGAAGTGGCTTGTGCGGGGATTGGAGTCCGGTGAGGCTGATCAGAACAGGGACGGCTATGTCGATGTAGACGAACTGCGCGACTACCTGGAGAGGAACGTCCGGGAAGACACCGGCGAACAGGTTCCGGGCGGCGCGGGCTACGCGAAGTCGGGGCCCATCTTCATCGCCAAGGCCTCGCTTCCGAAGGGTGCCGGCAGTCCTGCTCCGCGGCCGGAGCTCGCTCGGCTACGCGCCCTTCGGAATCTATTCAGCGTCAATGAGGTGATCCCGTTCATCGGACCGGGCTTGTTCGGTACGGGGAAGTTGGGCTCGTTCGAGCTCGCGAGATCGATTCTCGAACTCGCGGGAATCAGCGACGAGCCCGGGGATTCGCTCGCAACGAACTGTGAGCAGGTGTTTCAGGTATCCGAGAGTCGTGCAGTTTTCCTTGGATATCTTGAATCTGCGCTCGGCGCGGTCTCCGCAGAGAGCGCCGCGACCGCGATGCATCGCGCGATAGCGAGAGAGATGACGGCAGGACTCGTCGTCTCTGCGAGCTCGGACTGGGTGCTCGAGCAGGAGTTCGAGAGGGCCGAGCGCCCGTACACCATCGTCGCCCACGTGATCAATGCGATCGATGCCTCGAACGAGGGGCAGTTGATCAGAGTCGATCGCAGTCCCGGTTCCGAGGGATGGAAGACGAGTGCGAGTTTTACGCTCGCTGACGATCTGCTCCTGAACCTCGAGGACGAAACGGTCATCTACAAGGTGCTCGGCGCACCAAAGATTGCTCGGCTCCTTCCGAGACGGTCGAAGGAAACGATTGCGGCGAACGTGCCTGCCAGCGACGTTGACACGGTAGTTGCGACAGAAACCGACTACATCTCACTGCTTTCGAAGATGGAGAACCAGCACTCGAAAGTTCCGTCTCAGTTCCTTCGAAGAATTTCGGAAAACACTGTCGTCTTCGTCGGGTACGCACTCGATATCTGGCAGTACAGATTGATCCTGAACGCGTTTCGCGATTCGTTCAAGCGGCTCTACGCTGTTCGGGAGCCTACCAGTTCACTCGAGGAGCTGTGGTGGGAGCGTCTGCCGGCGACGCTTGTGCGGCTGGACCCTGAGAAGTTCGCGCGCGAGGTTCTCGAAGAGTCGGATGGCGCGGCGTGA